TTGAAGCCCGCCTGCTAACCAAGACCATGATCACGGCTGTCGTGACCGATGCGGCCCTTGCTGGGGTGGTTGAGGCGATTAAGTCCGCGGCTCAAACCGGCGAGATCGGCGACGGCAAGATCATCGTTATCCCTGTGGAAGCTTCCATCCGGATTCGGACTGGCGAAATAGGCGATGTCACGCTCGATTGAATGATTATATCTTAGACAAGCGGAAGTCCACATTTTAGCCAGGTCTTTTCTTCGAGAAAA
This genomic window from Cyanobium sp. Tous-M-B4 contains:
- a CDS encoding P-II family nitrogen regulator encodes the protein MKQIQAIIRPEKLDAVKDALVSIGINGMTVTSVQGFGKQMGYAEVYRGVKVEARLLTKTMITAVVTDAALAGVVEAIKSAAQTGEIGDGKIIVIPVEASIRIRTGEIGDVTLD